One Paraburkholderia agricolaris genomic region harbors:
- the hisA gene encoding 1-(5-phosphoribosyl)-5-[(5-phosphoribosylamino)methylideneamino]imidazole-4-carboxamide isomerase, giving the protein MLLIPAIDLKDGQCVRLKQGDMDQATIFSEEPAAMARHWVDRGARRLHLVDLNGAFAGKPKNEDAIRAIIEEVGGEIPVQLGGGIRDLNTIERYLDDGLSYVIIGTAAVKNPGFLQDACTAFGGHIIVGLDAKDGKVATDGWSKLTGHEVADLARKFEDYGCESIIYTDIGRDGMLQGINIEATVRLARAVKIPVIASGGLSNLTDIESLCEVEGEGIEGVICGRAIYSGDLDFAAAQTLADRLRESDDA; this is encoded by the coding sequence ATGCTGCTGATTCCCGCCATCGACCTGAAAGATGGTCAGTGTGTACGCCTCAAACAGGGCGATATGGACCAGGCGACGATATTTTCCGAGGAACCGGCGGCAATGGCCCGGCATTGGGTCGACCGCGGCGCTCGCCGTCTGCATCTTGTCGATCTGAATGGCGCATTCGCCGGCAAGCCGAAGAACGAAGACGCGATTCGCGCGATCATCGAGGAAGTGGGAGGCGAGATTCCCGTCCAGCTGGGCGGCGGCATCCGCGACCTGAACACGATCGAGCGCTATCTGGACGACGGTTTGTCCTACGTCATCATCGGCACGGCTGCGGTGAAGAATCCGGGCTTCCTGCAGGATGCCTGCACGGCTTTCGGCGGCCATATCATCGTCGGGCTGGATGCGAAAGACGGCAAAGTGGCCACCGACGGCTGGAGCAAGCTGACCGGCCATGAAGTGGCCGATCTGGCGCGCAAGTTCGAGGATTATGGCTGCGAGTCGATCATCTACACGGACATCGGCCGCGACGGCATGCTGCAGGGCATCAACATCGAAGCCACGGTTCGTCTGGCACGCGCGGTGAAGATTCCGGTGATCGCGAGCGGCGGCTTGTCGAACCTCACGGACATCGAATCGCTGTGCGAAGTCGAGGGCGAGGGCATCGAGGGCGTGATCTGCGGCCGGGCGATCTATTCGGGCGATCTCGACTTCGCGGCTGCGCAAACCCTCGCGGACCGGCTGCGCGAATCGGACGACGCTTAA
- a CDS encoding YchE family NAAT transporter translates to MDILKSFISLLALINPVGAIPFFMSLTAHQSDVERRRTIRIAAISVFCVIAVTTLLGQQIISFFGISVGSLEVGGGIIMLLMAINMLNAQIGNSRSTPEERHEAEQKDNIAVVPLAIPLLTGPGAISTTIIYAAGSAHWYDRLSLVAIGAVLAAICFFSLRLAEPIARWVGRTGINIGTRLMGLMLSALAVEFIVDGLKALLPNLK, encoded by the coding sequence ATGGACATTCTGAAGTCGTTTATTTCGCTGCTGGCGCTGATCAACCCGGTCGGCGCCATTCCGTTCTTTATGAGCCTGACGGCGCATCAGAGCGACGTGGAGCGGCGTAGAACCATCCGTATCGCGGCGATTTCGGTGTTTTGCGTGATTGCGGTGACCACGCTGCTCGGGCAGCAGATCATCAGCTTCTTTGGCATTTCGGTCGGGTCGCTCGAAGTCGGCGGCGGGATCATCATGCTGCTGATGGCGATCAACATGCTGAACGCGCAGATCGGCAACAGCCGTTCGACGCCGGAAGAGCGCCATGAAGCCGAGCAGAAGGACAACATCGCGGTCGTGCCGCTGGCGATTCCACTGTTGACGGGGCCGGGCGCGATCAGCACCACGATCATTTATGCGGCCGGCTCGGCGCACTGGTACGACCGGTTGAGCCTCGTGGCGATCGGCGCGGTATTGGCGGCGATCTGCTTTTTTTCGCTGCGCCTCGCTGAACCGATTGCCCGCTGGGTAGGTCGCACGGGGATCAATATCGGCACGCGGCTCATGGGTTTGATGTTATCGGCGCTGGCGGTGGAATTCATCGTCGATGGATTGAAGGCATTGCTGCCTAACTTGAAATGA
- the hisH gene encoding imidazole glycerol phosphate synthase subunit HisH yields MKTSIAIVDYGMGNLRSVAQALRKAAPEADVAIVGQPEAIRSADRVVLPGQGAMPDCMRSLAESGLQEAVIEASRSKPLMGVCVGEQMLFDWSAEGDTPGLGLLPGKVLRFDLEGQVQDDGSRFKVPQMGWNRVRQALPHPLWDGVADNAFFYFVHSYYVVPDNAAHTTGETVYGVPFTSAVARDNIFATQFHPEKSAEAGLRVYRNFVHWNP; encoded by the coding sequence ATGAAAACTTCGATAGCGATTGTGGATTACGGAATGGGCAACCTGCGTTCGGTTGCTCAGGCATTGCGCAAAGCCGCGCCGGAAGCGGACGTGGCGATCGTCGGCCAGCCCGAAGCAATTCGTTCGGCCGACCGTGTGGTGCTGCCCGGTCAGGGCGCGATGCCCGACTGCATGCGCAGTCTGGCCGAATCCGGCCTGCAGGAGGCGGTCATTGAAGCCTCGCGCAGCAAACCGCTGATGGGCGTGTGCGTGGGCGAGCAGATGCTGTTCGACTGGAGCGCGGAAGGCGATACGCCCGGTTTGGGCCTGCTGCCGGGCAAAGTGCTGCGCTTCGACCTGGAAGGCCAGGTGCAGGACGACGGTTCGCGCTTCAAGGTGCCGCAAATGGGCTGGAACCGCGTGCGTCAGGCGCTGCCGCATCCGTTGTGGGACGGCGTTGCGGACAACGCGTTTTTCTACTTCGTGCATAGCTATTACGTCGTGCCGGACAACGCCGCCCATACCACGGGCGAAACGGTGTACGGTGTGCCCTTTACCTCGGCGGTGGCGCGGGATAACATCTTCGCGACCCAATTTCACCCGGAAAAGAGCGCTGAGGCGGGGCTGCGCGTGTATCGCAACTTCGTGCACTGGAACCCGTGA
- the hisI gene encoding phosphoribosyl-AMP cyclohydrolase, with protein MTNSSAVDWLDKVRWDANGLVPVIAQEASSNDVLMFAWMNREALAKTVETGRAVYFSRSRQRLWFKGEESGHVQHVHEVRLDCDEDVVLLKVEQVSGIACHTGRHSCFFQKFEGTVEDGGWVAVDPVLKDPEHIYK; from the coding sequence GTGACGAATTCTTCGGCAGTAGATTGGCTCGACAAGGTCAGGTGGGACGCGAACGGCCTCGTGCCGGTGATCGCGCAGGAAGCGTCGAGCAACGACGTCCTGATGTTCGCGTGGATGAACCGCGAGGCATTGGCGAAAACCGTCGAAACCGGCCGCGCGGTGTACTTTTCGCGCTCGCGCCAGCGCCTGTGGTTCAAGGGCGAAGAGTCCGGCCACGTGCAGCATGTGCATGAAGTGCGGCTCGATTGCGACGAAGACGTGGTGCTGCTGAAGGTCGAGCAGGTGTCGGGCATCGCTTGCCACACCGGCCGTCACTCGTGCTTTTTCCAGAAATTCGAAGGCACGGTTGAAGATGGTGGCTGGGTCGCCGTCGATCCCGTGTTGAAAGACCCCGAACACATCTACAAATGA
- the hisF gene encoding imidazole glycerol phosphate synthase subunit HisF, with amino-acid sequence MALAKRIIPCLDVTAGRVVKGVNFVELRDAGDPVEIARRYDDQGADELTFLDITATSDQRDLILPIIEAVASQVFIPLTVGGGVRAVEDVRRLLNAGADKISMNSSAVANPQLVRDATDKYGSQCIVVAIDAKRVSADGEPPRWEVFTHGGRKATGLEAVEWARKMAELGAGEILLTSMDRDGTKSGFDLALTRAVSDAVSVPVIASGGVGSLQHLADGIKDGHADAVLAASIFHYGEHTVGEAKRFMADQGISVRL; translated from the coding sequence ATGGCTCTAGCTAAACGCATCATCCCCTGTCTCGACGTCACGGCTGGACGCGTGGTCAAGGGTGTCAATTTCGTCGAACTGCGCGACGCCGGCGATCCGGTCGAAATCGCGCGCCGCTACGACGACCAGGGCGCCGACGAACTTACCTTCCTCGACATCACGGCTACTTCAGACCAGCGCGACTTGATCCTGCCGATCATCGAAGCGGTCGCCTCGCAAGTGTTTATTCCGCTGACGGTCGGCGGCGGCGTGCGCGCGGTCGAAGACGTGCGGCGGTTGTTGAATGCGGGCGCGGACAAGATCAGCATGAACTCGTCGGCGGTCGCGAATCCGCAACTCGTGCGCGACGCGACGGACAAATACGGCTCGCAGTGCATCGTCGTTGCGATCGACGCGAAGCGCGTCTCCGCGGACGGCGAACCGCCGCGTTGGGAAGTATTCACGCATGGTGGGCGCAAGGCCACCGGTCTTGAGGCCGTCGAATGGGCGCGCAAGATGGCCGAACTGGGCGCGGGCGAGATCCTGCTAACCAGTATGGACCGCGACGGCACCAAGAGCGGCTTCGATCTCGCGCTCACGCGCGCGGTGTCCGATGCTGTGTCGGTTCCGGTGATCGCCTCGGGCGGCGTCGGCTCGCTGCAGCATCTGGCCGACGGTATCAAGGACGGTCACGCGGACGCCGTGCTGGCCGCCAGCATCTTCCACTACGGCGAACACACCGTGGGGGAGGCCAAGCGCTTCATGGCCGATCAAGGCATTTCGGTGAGGTTGTAA
- a CDS encoding ABC transporter permease translates to MSGYSGFSTLFYKEILRFWKVAFQTVLAPVITALLYLTIFGHALRGHVQVYPGVEYTSFLIPGLVMMSVLQNAFANSSSSLIQSKITGNLVFVLLPPLSHYEMFGAYVLAAVARGLAVGFGVFIVTIWFVPVSFSAPLYIIAFAIFGAAILGTLGLIAGIWAEKFDQLAAFQNFLIMPLTFLSGVFYSTHTLPPVWREVSRLNPFFYMIDGFRYGFFGMSDINPLESLAIVAGFFVVLAVVAMRMLASGYKLRH, encoded by the coding sequence ATGAGCGGCTACAGTGGTTTCAGTACGCTGTTTTACAAGGAAATCCTGCGTTTCTGGAAGGTGGCGTTCCAGACCGTGCTGGCGCCGGTCATCACCGCGCTGCTGTATCTGACGATTTTCGGCCACGCGTTGCGCGGTCACGTTCAGGTCTATCCGGGCGTCGAGTACACGAGCTTCCTGATTCCCGGCCTCGTGATGATGAGCGTGTTGCAGAACGCCTTTGCGAACAGTTCGTCCTCGCTGATCCAGTCGAAGATCACCGGCAACCTGGTGTTCGTGCTGCTGCCGCCGCTCTCCCATTACGAGATGTTCGGCGCTTACGTGCTCGCGGCCGTGGCACGGGGCCTGGCGGTTGGCTTCGGCGTGTTCATCGTGACGATCTGGTTCGTGCCGGTCAGCTTCAGCGCGCCGCTTTACATCATCGCGTTCGCCATTTTTGGCGCGGCGATCCTGGGCACGCTTGGTTTGATCGCCGGCATCTGGGCCGAAAAGTTCGATCAGCTTGCCGCATTTCAAAACTTTCTGATTATGCCGCTCACGTTCCTCTCGGGCGTGTTCTACTCGACGCACACGCTGCCGCCGGTGTGGCGCGAAGTGTCGCGGCTCAATCCCTTTTTCTACATGATCGACGGCTTTCGCTACGGTTTCTTCGGGATGTCGGATATCAATCCGCTCGAGAGCCTGGCGATCGTTGCCGGTTTCTTTGTGGTGCTGGCCGTGGTGGCGATGCGCATGCTCGCCTCCGGCTACAAACTGCGCCACTGA
- the hisC gene encoding histidinol-phosphate transaminase has product MTTPQDIIRRDVLAMTSYPVPDATGYIKLDAMENPFPLPPVLAAHLGEHLAGVALNRYPAPRPEALIEKIKRVMGVPAGCEVLLGNGSDEIISMVSVACAQPGAKVLAPVPGFVMYQMSAKLANLDFIGVPLKPDFTLDTEAMLAAIAEHEPAIVYLAYPNNPTGTLYDDADMERIIAAANKSLVVIDEAYQPFAQQSWLPRADAFDNVVVMRTVSKLGLAGIRLGYLVGKPAWLTEFDKVRPPYNTNVLTQAAADFLLDHVDVLDAQAAQLREERTKLAQAVAELPGAEVFPSAGNFLLVRVPDASVMFETLLAARVLIKNVSKMHPLLVNCVRLTVGSPEENAQLIAGLKLVLH; this is encoded by the coding sequence ATGACGACACCTCAAGACATCATCCGCCGCGACGTGCTCGCGATGACGAGCTATCCGGTTCCTGACGCCACGGGCTACATCAAGCTCGACGCGATGGAAAACCCGTTTCCGCTGCCGCCGGTGCTTGCCGCCCATCTGGGCGAGCATCTGGCCGGGGTGGCGCTGAATCGCTACCCGGCGCCGCGCCCGGAAGCGCTGATCGAAAAGATCAAGCGCGTCATGGGCGTGCCCGCGGGTTGCGAGGTGCTGCTCGGCAACGGCTCGGATGAAATCATCAGTATGGTGTCGGTGGCGTGCGCGCAGCCGGGCGCCAAGGTGCTCGCGCCGGTGCCGGGTTTCGTGATGTACCAGATGTCGGCGAAGCTGGCGAATCTGGACTTCATCGGTGTGCCGCTGAAGCCCGATTTCACGCTCGACACCGAAGCGATGCTGGCGGCGATCGCCGAGCATGAGCCGGCGATCGTCTATCTGGCCTATCCGAACAACCCGACCGGCACGCTGTACGACGACGCGGACATGGAGCGCATCATCGCCGCGGCGAACAAAAGCCTGGTGGTGATCGACGAGGCCTACCAGCCGTTCGCGCAGCAAAGCTGGCTGCCGCGCGCCGATGCGTTCGACAACGTCGTTGTGATGCGTACCGTGTCCAAGCTCGGTCTGGCCGGTATCCGCCTCGGTTATCTGGTCGGCAAACCCGCGTGGCTCACCGAATTCGACAAGGTGCGGCCGCCGTACAACACTAACGTGCTGACGCAAGCCGCCGCCGATTTCCTGCTCGATCACGTCGACGTGCTCGACGCTCAAGCCGCGCAATTGCGTGAAGAACGCACGAAACTCGCGCAAGCCGTGGCCGAGCTGCCGGGTGCCGAAGTGTTCCCGAGCGCCGGCAACTTCCTGCTGGTGCGGGTGCCTGATGCATCCGTTATGTTCGAAACGCTGCTGGCAGCACGGGTTTTGATCAAAAACGTGAGTAAAATGCATCCATTGCTGGTCAATTGCGTGCGTTTGACCGTCGGTTCGCCCGAAGAAAACGCCCAGTTGATCGCCGGACTGAAACTCGTGTTGCACTGA
- a CDS encoding BolA family protein: MLPTPEQVKQYIAAGLACQHLEVEGDGQHFFATIVSPSFEGKRLIARHQLVYAALGDRMREEIHALSMKTLTPAEWQNA; encoded by the coding sequence ATGTTGCCGACTCCCGAACAGGTCAAGCAATACATCGCGGCTGGGCTCGCTTGCCAGCATCTCGAAGTCGAGGGCGACGGTCAGCATTTCTTCGCGACCATCGTCTCGCCGAGCTTCGAAGGCAAGCGTTTGATCGCGCGCCATCAACTCGTGTATGCGGCGCTCGGCGACCGCATGCGCGAAGAAATCCACGCGCTCAGCATGAAGACGCTGACGCCCGCCGAATGGCAGAACGCGTAA
- the murA gene encoding UDP-N-acetylglucosamine 1-carboxyvinyltransferase: protein MTGMDKLVIEGGYPLSGEVVVSGAKNAALPILCASLLSAEPVHLENVPDLQDVRTMLKLLGQMGVRIESGEGCVSLDASKVDNLVAPYEMVKTMRASILVLGPLVARFGHAKVSLPGGCAIGARPVDQHIKGLQAMGAEITIEHGFIEARAKRLKGTRIVTDMITVTGTENLLMAAVLAEGETVIENAAREPEVGDLAHLLVEMGAQIEGIGTDRLVIQGVDRLHGAKHTVIPDRIEAGTFLCAVAAAGGDVTLRKVRPLILEAVTEKLREAGVTVEEGDDWMRVRMDKRPSAVSFRTSEYPAFPTDMQAQFMALNTIADGTSQVVETIFENRYMHVQELNRLGASITIDGNTALVTGVEKLSGAKVMATDLRASASLVIAALRAEGETLIDRIYHLDRGYDRMETKLNAIGAKVRRISGSQA, encoded by the coding sequence CTGACAGGCATGGATAAACTCGTCATTGAAGGTGGCTACCCGCTGTCGGGCGAAGTCGTCGTCTCAGGCGCGAAGAACGCGGCGTTGCCGATCCTGTGCGCGAGTCTGCTCAGCGCGGAGCCGGTGCATCTGGAGAACGTGCCCGACTTGCAGGACGTGCGCACGATGCTGAAGCTGCTCGGCCAGATGGGCGTGCGCATCGAGAGCGGTGAGGGGTGCGTGTCGCTGGATGCGTCGAAGGTCGATAACCTCGTCGCGCCGTACGAAATGGTGAAGACCATGCGTGCGTCGATTCTGGTGCTCGGCCCGCTGGTGGCGCGCTTCGGCCACGCCAAGGTGTCGCTGCCGGGTGGCTGCGCGATCGGCGCGCGTCCGGTGGATCAGCACATCAAGGGCCTGCAGGCCATGGGCGCGGAAATCACGATCGAGCACGGCTTCATCGAAGCGCGGGCGAAGCGTCTGAAGGGCACCCGTATCGTGACCGACATGATTACCGTGACGGGCACCGAAAACCTGCTGATGGCGGCGGTGCTTGCCGAGGGCGAGACGGTCATCGAGAACGCCGCCCGTGAGCCGGAAGTGGGCGACCTCGCGCATCTGCTGGTCGAGATGGGCGCGCAGATCGAAGGTATCGGCACCGACCGTCTGGTCATCCAGGGCGTCGACAGGTTGCATGGCGCGAAGCACACGGTGATTCCGGATCGTATCGAAGCCGGTACGTTCCTGTGCGCGGTCGCGGCCGCCGGCGGCGATGTCACATTGCGTAAAGTACGTCCGCTGATCCTGGAAGCCGTGACCGAAAAGCTGCGTGAAGCAGGCGTCACGGTCGAAGAAGGCGACGACTGGATGCGCGTGCGCATGGACAAGCGTCCGAGCGCGGTGAGCTTCCGCACGTCCGAATACCCCGCGTTCCCGACCGACATGCAGGCGCAGTTCATGGCGCTCAACACGATCGCGGACGGCACCTCGCAAGTGGTCGAGACGATCTTCGAAAACCGCTACATGCACGTGCAGGAATTGAACCGCCTCGGCGCGAGCATCACGATCGACGGCAACACTGCGCTCGTGACCGGCGTTGAGAAGCTGTCCGGCGCCAAGGTGATGGCAACCGACCTGCGCGCTTCAGCGAGTCTCGTGATCGCCGCGCTGCGTGCCGAAGGTGAAACGCTGATCGACCGTATCTATCACCTGGATCGTGGTTACGACCGGATGGAAACCAAGCTCAACGCCATCGGCGCCAAGGTGCGCCGTATCTCGGGGAGCCAGGCATGA
- a CDS encoding phosphoribosyl-ATP diphosphatase → MTQSTQSTSTMDTLLRLAAIIDSRKGGDPDVSYVSRLFHKGDDAILKKIGEEATEVVLAAKDTRHGGAPKALVGEVADLWFHCLVMLSHFDLSPADVVAELERREGLSGIEEKALRKSREREENGD, encoded by the coding sequence ATGACGCAATCTACGCAATCTACGTCCACCATGGATACGCTGCTGCGCCTCGCCGCGATTATCGACAGCCGCAAGGGCGGCGATCCGGACGTCTCCTACGTGTCGCGCCTGTTCCACAAGGGCGATGACGCGATTCTCAAGAAGATCGGCGAAGAAGCCACCGAAGTCGTGCTGGCCGCCAAAGATACGCGCCACGGCGGCGCGCCGAAAGCACTGGTCGGCGAAGTAGCGGATCTCTGGTTTCACTGTCTCGTGATGCTGTCGCATTTCGACCTGAGCCCGGCTGACGTGGTTGCCGAACTCGAACGCCGTGAAGGCCTGTCGGGCATCGAGGAAAAGGCGCTGCGCAAGAGCCGCGAGCGTGAAGAGAACGGCGACTGA
- the hisG gene encoding ATP phosphoribosyltransferase — translation MSSMPQTSSSPAVSAPLTLALSKGRIFEETLPLLAAAGIEVAEDPETSRKLILPTTDANVRVIIVRATDVPTYVEYGAADFGVAGKDVLLEHGGSGLYQPVDLDIARCRMSVAVAAGFDYANAVRQGARLRVATKYVETAREHFAAKGVHVDLIKLYGSMELAPLVGLADAIVDLVSSGNTLRANNLVEVEEIMQISSRLVVNQAALKLKRAALRPILDAFERASKAGTAAD, via the coding sequence ATGAGTTCGATGCCCCAAACGTCGTCGTCGCCGGCCGTGAGTGCGCCGCTTACGCTGGCTTTGTCGAAAGGGCGTATCTTCGAAGAGACGCTGCCGTTGCTCGCCGCAGCCGGCATTGAAGTCGCCGAAGATCCGGAAACCTCGCGCAAGCTGATTTTGCCCACCACGGACGCGAATGTGCGCGTGATCATCGTGCGCGCCACAGATGTTCCGACCTACGTCGAATACGGCGCGGCCGACTTCGGCGTGGCTGGCAAAGACGTCCTGCTCGAGCACGGCGGCAGCGGGCTGTATCAGCCGGTCGACCTGGATATCGCGCGGTGCCGGATGTCGGTCGCGGTGGCGGCCGGTTTCGACTACGCGAACGCGGTGCGCCAGGGCGCACGCCTGCGCGTGGCGACCAAGTACGTTGAAACCGCACGTGAGCATTTTGCCGCCAAGGGCGTGCACGTCGACCTGATCAAGCTGTACGGTTCGATGGAACTGGCGCCGCTGGTGGGCCTCGCCGATGCGATCGTCGACCTGGTGAGCTCGGGCAATACCTTGCGCGCCAACAATCTTGTCGAGGTGGAGGAGATCATGCAGATTTCGTCGCGCCTCGTTGTGAACCAGGCGGCGCTGAAGCTCAAGCGCGCCGCGCTGCGACCGATCCTCGACGCATTCGAACGCGCGTCGAAGGCCGGCACCGCAGCCGACTGA
- the hisB gene encoding imidazoleglycerol-phosphate dehydratase HisB, whose protein sequence is MRLAEVVRNTSETQIRVKINLDGTGQQKLATGVPFLDHMLDQIARHGLFDLDIEAHGDLEIDDHHTVEDVGITLGQAVAKAIGERKGIRRYGHAYVPLDEALSRVVIDFSGRPGLEFHVPFTRARIGTFDVDLSIEFFRGFVNHAGVTLHIDNLRGLNAHHQMETVFKAFGRALRMAVELDERAAGQIPSTKGSL, encoded by the coding sequence ATGCGCCTTGCGGAAGTCGTTCGCAATACCAGCGAAACGCAGATCCGTGTGAAGATCAATCTGGACGGCACCGGTCAGCAGAAGCTGGCCACCGGCGTGCCGTTTCTTGATCACATGCTCGACCAGATCGCTCGGCACGGCTTGTTCGATCTCGACATCGAAGCGCATGGCGACCTCGAAATCGACGACCACCATACGGTCGAAGACGTCGGCATCACGCTCGGCCAGGCCGTTGCCAAGGCAATCGGCGAGCGCAAGGGTATTCGCCGCTACGGTCATGCCTACGTGCCGCTCGACGAGGCCTTGTCGCGCGTCGTGATCGACTTTTCCGGCCGTCCGGGCCTCGAATTCCACGTGCCGTTCACGCGCGCGCGCATCGGTACGTTCGACGTCGATCTCTCCATCGAATTTTTCCGCGGCTTCGTGAACCACGCCGGCGTCACGCTGCATATCGACAACCTGCGCGGCCTGAACGCCCATCATCAGATGGAAACGGTGTTCAAGGCGTTCGGGCGTGCATTGCGCATGGCCGTCGAACTGGACGAACGCGCGGCGGGGCAGATTCCGTCGACCAAGGGCAGCCTTTAA
- the hisD gene encoding histidinol dehydrogenase, which translates to MSIKIRKLDSSAPDFHKALHAVLAFEASEDEAIERSVAQILNDVKARGDAAVLEYTNRFDRVEAKSVDALELPMSELEAALESLEPKRRAALEAAAARVRGYHEKQKIECGSHSWQYTEADGTVLGQKVTPLDRAGIYVPGGKAAYPSSVLMNAIPARVAGVREIVMVVPTPDGVKNPLVLAAALLGGVDRVFTIGGAQAVGALAYGTETVPAVDKICGPGNAYVASAKRRVFGTVGIDMIAGPSEILVLCDGTTDPRWIAMDLFSQAEHDELAQSILLCPDDAFIARVRDAINELLPTMPRQDVIRASLEGRGALIKVRDMAEACAIANDIAPEHLEISALEPHQWGQLIRHAGAIFLGRYTSESLGDYCAGPNHVLPTSRTARFSSPLGVYDFFKRSSVIEVSAEGAQTLGEIAAELAYGEGLQAHARSAEYRMRQGG; encoded by the coding sequence ATGTCTATCAAGATTCGCAAACTCGATTCCAGCGCGCCCGATTTTCACAAGGCGCTGCACGCGGTGCTCGCGTTCGAGGCGAGCGAAGACGAAGCAATCGAGCGCTCGGTCGCGCAGATTCTGAACGACGTGAAGGCGCGCGGCGACGCCGCGGTGCTGGAGTACACGAATCGCTTCGACCGCGTCGAGGCGAAGAGCGTCGACGCGCTCGAGTTGCCGATGTCGGAACTCGAAGCCGCGCTTGAAAGCCTCGAGCCGAAGCGCCGTGCGGCGCTCGAAGCGGCGGCGGCGCGCGTGCGCGGTTACCACGAGAAGCAGAAGATCGAGTGCGGCAGCCATAGCTGGCAGTACACGGAAGCGGACGGCACCGTGCTCGGGCAGAAGGTCACGCCGCTGGATCGCGCGGGTATCTATGTGCCGGGCGGCAAGGCGGCATATCCGTCGTCGGTGCTGATGAACGCGATTCCGGCCCGCGTGGCCGGCGTGCGTGAAATCGTCATGGTCGTGCCCACGCCGGACGGCGTGAAAAATCCGCTGGTGCTGGCGGCCGCGTTGCTGGGCGGCGTGGACCGCGTGTTCACGATCGGCGGTGCGCAGGCGGTGGGCGCATTGGCGTACGGCACGGAAACGGTGCCCGCGGTCGACAAGATCTGCGGCCCGGGCAATGCCTATGTCGCGTCAGCCAAGCGCCGTGTGTTCGGCACAGTCGGGATCGACATGATCGCCGGGCCGTCGGAAATTCTCGTGCTGTGCGACGGTACGACGGACCCGCGCTGGATCGCGATGGATCTGTTCTCGCAAGCCGAGCACGACGAACTCGCGCAATCCATCCTGCTGTGTCCGGACGATGCCTTCATTGCCCGCGTGCGCGACGCGATCAACGAATTGCTGCCTACCATGCCGCGTCAGGACGTGATCCGCGCGTCGCTCGAAGGCCGTGGTGCGCTGATCAAGGTGCGCGATATGGCCGAGGCCTGCGCGATTGCCAACGACATCGCACCGGAGCATCTCGAAATCTCCGCGCTGGAGCCGCATCAATGGGGTCAGTTGATTCGCCATGCCGGTGCGATCTTCCTCGGCCGCTACACCAGCGAAAGCCTTGGCGATTACTGCGCGGGGCCGAATCATGTGCTGCCTACGTCGCGTACCGCACGGTTTTCGTCCCCGTTGGGCGTCTACGATTTCTTCAAGCGGTCGAGCGTGATCGAGGTCAGCGCGGAAGGCGCGCAGACACTTGGTGAGATCGCCGCCGAACTCGCTTACGGCGAAGGCCTGCAGGCTCACGCCCGTAGTGCTGAATACCGGATGCGGCAAGGCGGCTGA